A DNA window from Paraclostridium bifermentans contains the following coding sequences:
- a CDS encoding transcription repressor NadR: MSGSERREKIIEILKNSSKPVSGSYLSKTLDVSRQLIVSDVALIRATGINIVSTPKGYILNEEVCESSLIKTIACKHSKEFIEDELNIIVDEGATVLNVIVEHSVYGQLTGNLHVSSRRDIREFMKKLGEDTTNPLSQLTDGVHLHTIKCENEEVLDSVIKALKEKDYLL, translated from the coding sequence ATGAGTGGAAGTGAAAGAAGAGAAAAAATCATAGAAATTTTGAAAAATTCATCAAAACCAGTGAGTGGATCTTATTTATCTAAAACTTTAGATGTCAGTAGACAACTTATAGTTTCTGATGTTGCATTAATAAGAGCTACAGGTATAAATATTGTATCAACTCCCAAGGGATATATATTAAATGAAGAAGTATGTGAAAGTAGTTTGATAAAGACAATAGCATGTAAACACTCTAAAGAATTTATTGAAGATGAATTGAATATAATTGTAGATGAAGGAGCAACTGTTTTAAATGTTATAGTAGAGCATAGTGTATATGGGCAGTTGACGGGAAATCTGCATGTATCATCTAGACGAGATATACGAGAATTTATGAAAAAATTAGGCGAAGATACAACTAATCCGTTATCACAATTAACTGATGGAGTTCATCTTCATACTATCAAATGTGAAAATGAGGAAGTTCTAGATAGTGTAATAAAAGCATTAAAAGAAAAAGATTATTTGTTATAG
- a CDS encoding C40 family peptidase, whose amino-acid sequence MFDRKIATAISVTSLGIVLSGTAVFADAKTGTVTASALNIRSGPSTSNEVVGYANKGDKLQILETSNGWYKVKLSTGKTGWGSGKYINVSGDSSSETPSTGKTGTITADALNVRSGPSTSYGKVTMVYKGQSVTILESSNGWHKIKTQNGQIGWASSDYISTSGSSENGSNNGGSTETPATGKGTITASALNIRSGPSTSNSVVGYTYKGDTVDILSSSNGWYKIKTQNGQIGWVSGSYVNTSGGSDNGSNNGGGSTETPSTGKGTVTASALNIRSGPSTSNSIVGKAYKGNTLDILSSSNGWYKVKLSNGQVGWGSSDYISKGGESSGGSEGSGGGSSETNKAQAIINTAKAQLGKPYVWGAEGPNSFDCSGLVYYVYGQHGIKMPRTSREQANVGTTVSQSQLQPGDLIFSSTDGSGGVNHVGIYIGNGQMIHAPNSNDVVKTTNINSSYWQNTYVKAKRVL is encoded by the coding sequence ATGTTTGATAGAAAAATCGCAACAGCTATATCAGTAACATCTTTAGGTATAGTACTATCAGGAACTGCTGTATTTGCTGATGCTAAGACAGGAACAGTAACAGCGAGTGCATTAAATATAAGAAGTGGACCATCTACAAGTAACGAAGTAGTAGGTTATGCAAATAAAGGAGATAAATTACAAATATTAGAAACATCAAATGGATGGTACAAAGTTAAGCTTTCAACTGGAAAAACAGGTTGGGGAAGCGGAAAATATATAAATGTATCTGGAGATTCAAGTTCAGAAACTCCATCAACTGGAAAAACAGGAACAATAACAGCGGATGCATTAAATGTAAGAAGTGGACCATCTACAAGTTACGGTAAAGTGACTATGGTTTATAAAGGTCAAAGTGTAACTATATTAGAAAGTTCAAATGGGTGGCACAAGATAAAGACTCAAAATGGACAAATAGGATGGGCAAGTAGTGATTATATAAGCACATCTGGAAGCTCTGAGAATGGATCTAACAATGGAGGATCAACAGAAACTCCAGCTACAGGAAAAGGAACAATAACAGCAAGTGCATTAAATATAAGAAGTGGACCATCTACAAGTAATTCAGTAGTGGGGTATACTTATAAGGGCGATACTGTAGATATATTGAGTAGCTCAAATGGATGGTATAAAATTAAAACTCAAAATGGACAAATAGGATGGGTAAGCGGAAGTTATGTAAACACATCTGGAGGTTCAGATAACGGATCTAACAATGGAGGAGGATCAACAGAGACTCCATCAACAGGTAAAGGAACAGTAACAGCAAGTGCATTAAATATAAGAAGTGGACCATCTACAAGTAACTCAATAGTAGGAAAAGCATACAAAGGAAATACTTTAGATATATTAAGCAGTTCAAATGGATGGTACAAAGTAAAATTATCAAATGGACAAGTAGGATGGGGAAGCAGTGATTACATAAGTAAAGGCGGAGAAAGTTCAGGTGGTTCTGAAGGTTCAGGTGGTGGATCATCTGAAACTAATAAGGCTCAAGCGATAATAAATACAGCTAAAGCTCAACTTGGAAAGCCTTATGTATGGGGAGCTGAAGGACCTAATAGTTTTGACTGTTCTGGATTAGTATATTATGTATATGGACAACATGGAATAAAAATGCCAAGAACATCAAGAGAGCAAGCTAATGTAGGAACTACTGTAAGCCAATCTCAATTACAACCTGGGGATTTAATTTTCTCAAGTACTGATGGTAGTGGAGGAGTTAACCACGTAGGTATATATATAGGAAATGGACAAATGATACATGCTCCAAATTCAAATGATGTTGTAAAAACTACTAATATAAATTCATCATATTGGCAAAACACATATGTTAAAGCAAAGAGAGTTTTATAG
- a CDS encoding SoxR reducing system RseC family protein has product MKKQKLGTVMYSNENSAKVKIEPSKKRLNLINYQGNKDNIITANNYIGAKPGQCVCIEFNNIRSFKLIYILYIQPIIFALLGLLIGFYMAIVIKQPSLLYEVTFSCIVCTIAIIYKDYYKEKNKDEINIKPDIIKIL; this is encoded by the coding sequence ATGAAAAAGCAGAAATTAGGAACAGTTATGTACTCAAATGAAAATAGTGCTAAAGTTAAAATTGAACCTAGCAAAAAACGCTTAAACCTTATAAATTACCAAGGAAATAAAGATAATATAATAACTGCAAATAATTATATAGGTGCTAAGCCAGGTCAGTGTGTTTGCATAGAATTTAATAACATAAGATCTTTTAAGTTAATTTATATATTGTATATACAGCCAATAATATTTGCTTTGTTAGGATTATTAATTGGATTTTATATGGCGATAGTAATAAAACAACCTAGCTTATTATATGAAGTAACATTTTCTTGTATTGTATGTACTATAGCTATAATATATAAAGATTATTACAAAGAAAAAAATAAAGACGAAATAAATATAAAACCTGATATAATAAAAATTTTATAA
- a CDS encoding methionyl aminopeptidase: MNLNRNDECWCKSGKKYKKCHMEFDMKLEDLKRAGNEVPTHDIIKNKEQIEKIKESARINNEVLDLVGEKIKIGMTTEDINKIVHEYTVSQGAIPAPLDYGGFPKSVCTSINSEICHGIPSEDVVLKDGDIINVDVSTIYNGYFSDASRMFMIGNVSEKAKKLVEVTKECLEKGIEAVKPWGHIGDIGFAIQQHAEKNGYSVVRDFGGHGIGLSFHEDPFVFHYGSKGEGMVLVPGMIFTIEPMINEGGYDLYIDADNEWTAYTDDGSLSAQWEHMILVTEDGVEIIAK; encoded by the coding sequence ATGAATTTAAATAGAAATGATGAGTGTTGGTGCAAAAGTGGCAAAAAATATAAAAAGTGTCACATGGAATTTGATATGAAGTTAGAAGATTTAAAAAGAGCAGGAAATGAAGTTCCAACACATGATATTATAAAAAATAAAGAGCAAATAGAAAAAATAAAAGAAAGTGCAAGAATAAATAATGAAGTATTAGACTTAGTAGGTGAAAAAATTAAAATAGGTATGACTACTGAGGATATAAATAAAATAGTACATGAATATACAGTATCTCAAGGGGCGATTCCAGCTCCACTAGATTATGGAGGTTTTCCAAAAAGTGTTTGTACATCTATAAACTCTGAAATTTGCCATGGAATACCTAGTGAAGATGTTGTATTAAAAGATGGAGATATAATAAACGTAGATGTATCAACTATATACAATGGATACTTTTCAGATGCATCAAGAATGTTTATGATTGGAAATGTAAGTGAAAAAGCTAAAAAACTAGTTGAAGTTACAAAAGAATGCTTAGAAAAGGGAATTGAGGCAGTAAAACCTTGGGGACACATTGGAGATATAGGTTTTGCCATTCAACAGCATGCTGAAAAAAATGGATATTCAGTTGTTAGAGATTTTGGAGGTCATGGTATTGGATTAAGCTTCCATGAAGATCCATTTGTGTTCCACTATGGCTCAAAAGGAGAAGGAATGGTATTAGTTCCTGGAATGATATTTACTATAGAGCCTATGATAAATGAAGGCGGATATGATTTATACATAGATGCTGATAATGAGTGGACTGCATATACGGATGATGGTTCTTTATCTGCTCAGTGGGAACATATGATTTTAGTAACAGAAGATGGAGTAGAGATAATAGCGAAGTAA
- a CDS encoding YitT family protein, producing the protein MRSELKKLATIMIGATILAFGSYNFNYQNSVTEGGVLGLLLLIKNVFDISPSLTSLVIDLSLFALGTKFFGKKFLLYSILSTFTFSTMYNTFERIGFLVPNLEHNMLLASILAGIGVGIGVGLVVRGGGASGGDDVIALIGNKFTPLKVNHIYLISDGIVLFLSLVYLDFKQIVFSLIAVTISGKIISIIYNDEDSDKEDEQEETILV; encoded by the coding sequence TTGCGGTCAGAGTTAAAAAAATTGGCAACTATTATGATAGGAGCTACAATATTAGCATTTGGAAGTTACAACTTTAATTACCAAAATAGTGTGACAGAAGGTGGAGTTTTAGGATTATTACTATTAATCAAAAATGTTTTTGATATATCTCCATCTTTAACTAGTTTAGTTATTGATTTATCTTTATTTGCATTAGGAACAAAGTTTTTTGGTAAGAAATTTTTACTATACTCAATACTTTCAACATTTACATTTTCAACTATGTACAATACATTTGAGAGAATTGGATTTTTAGTACCAAACCTTGAACACAATATGCTATTAGCAAGTATATTGGCAGGAATAGGAGTGGGAATAGGCGTAGGACTTGTTGTAAGAGGTGGTGGAGCCTCGGGTGGAGATGATGTAATAGCACTTATAGGCAATAAATTTACACCACTGAAAGTTAATCATATATATTTGATAAGTGATGGTATAGTTTTATTTTTGTCATTAGTTTATTTAGATTTTAAACAGATAGTATTTTCGTTAATAGCAGTTACTATAAGTGGCAAAATAATAAGTATTATATACAATGATGAAGATAGCGATAAAGAAGATGAACAAGAAGAAACTATATTAGTTTAG
- a CDS encoding penicillin-binding transpeptidase domain-containing protein, with translation MKKFKLITVSLIIMLGTIFIVGCSSKSKIESAMDEYNKSWQNQDFEKMYTMISEKSQKNISKEDFVQTYTDIYTRIKAKNIKISKSDQELEEGKDAYLNVSMDTLGGKIDSSKIKIDMIKEGKGYKVNWDYGLILPDLKKEDKVGIDTDSYKGKRGSIYDRNGNLIAGEGQLKQVQLDLKKFKDGSESNKISDMANILDISPAYIENKINSNTNPDHAVDIVSLLESDNEKIEKLVQIPGVQITTTKNARVYNGGEAIGSLIGYTGNITQEQLKGNKNKGYNENSKIGIGGIEEVYEDTLRAEDGGCVYILTPDGQKEVLAERKGKNGEDVKLSIDLDLQKKVYDEMKDEKGASVATNPKTGEVLAMVSSPSFDPNSYMTYITKSEKAKWEANNNAQLQRRFKTAYSPGSTMKLVTATIGLEDKKIDPDEAVDIKGKTWEEYDVTRVTDPGKPVNLKDATIYSDNIYFAKAALNIGGKDFVNGAKNFGIGEDIKFGYPIEKSQISNSGKLDNKSLLAATGYGQGEVLTTPLNMTMIYSSLGNDGKIMMPKLDITKSSEPKVYKQAIKTEYVDRLKDCFSAVINDPKGTGHSAKIEGINIAGKTGTAELKKDKDDTNANENGWFAGVDTDEGKLSISMIIENVKGRGGSEIPTVKVKNIMEYYLKK, from the coding sequence TTGAAGAAATTTAAATTAATAACTGTAAGTTTAATAATAATGTTAGGTACGATATTTATTGTGGGGTGTAGTTCAAAATCAAAAATTGAAAGTGCAATGGATGAGTATAATAAATCTTGGCAAAATCAAGATTTTGAAAAAATGTATACTATGATTTCAGAAAAATCTCAAAAAAATATAAGTAAAGAAGATTTTGTACAAACATATACAGATATATATACTCGTATAAAAGCTAAAAATATTAAAATTTCTAAATCAGATCAAGAATTAGAAGAAGGGAAAGATGCTTACTTAAATGTTAGTATGGATACGCTTGGTGGGAAGATAGACTCATCAAAGATTAAAATAGATATGATTAAGGAAGGTAAAGGATACAAAGTTAATTGGGACTATGGATTAATACTTCCGGATTTAAAAAAAGAGGACAAAGTAGGAATAGATACTGATTCTTACAAAGGAAAAAGAGGAAGTATATATGATAGAAATGGCAATTTAATTGCAGGAGAGGGACAATTAAAACAAGTACAATTAGATTTAAAGAAATTTAAAGATGGAAGTGAAAGTAACAAAATTAGTGATATGGCTAATATATTGGATATAAGTCCTGCTTATATAGAAAATAAAATAAATTCAAATACAAATCCAGATCATGCTGTAGATATAGTAAGTTTATTAGAATCAGATAATGAGAAAATAGAAAAGTTAGTTCAAATACCTGGAGTTCAAATAACAACAACTAAAAATGCTAGAGTGTACAATGGAGGAGAAGCTATAGGTAGTTTAATAGGGTACACAGGAAATATTACTCAAGAACAATTAAAAGGCAATAAGAATAAGGGATATAACGAAAATAGCAAAATAGGTATAGGTGGAATAGAAGAAGTATATGAAGATACATTAAGAGCAGAAGATGGGGGTTGCGTATACATATTAACTCCTGATGGTCAAAAGGAAGTCTTAGCTGAAAGGAAAGGAAAAAATGGAGAAGATGTAAAACTATCTATAGATCTTGATTTACAAAAAAAAGTATATGATGAAATGAAAGATGAAAAAGGAGCGAGTGTAGCTACAAATCCAAAAACTGGTGAAGTTCTAGCAATGGTAAGTTCGCCTTCATTTGATCCAAATAGCTATATGACATACATAACAAAGAGTGAAAAGGCAAAATGGGAAGCTAATAATAATGCTCAATTACAGAGAAGATTTAAAACTGCATATTCACCTGGATCAACAATGAAGTTAGTAACTGCTACTATAGGTCTTGAAGATAAAAAAATAGACCCAGATGAAGCTGTTGATATTAAAGGTAAGACTTGGGAAGAATACGATGTTACTAGAGTTACAGATCCAGGAAAGCCTGTAAATTTAAAAGATGCAACAATTTATTCTGATAATATATACTTTGCAAAAGCTGCACTTAATATAGGTGGAAAAGATTTTGTTAATGGAGCTAAAAATTTTGGAATTGGAGAAGATATCAAATTTGGATACCCTATAGAGAAATCACAAATATCTAATAGTGGAAAACTAGATAACAAATCATTATTGGCTGCAACTGGATATGGACAAGGAGAAGTTTTAACAACTCCTTTAAATATGACTATGATATATTCAAGTTTAGGAAATGATGGTAAGATAATGATGCCAAAGCTAGATATAACAAAATCATCAGAGCCTAAGGTATATAAACAAGCTATAAAAACAGAATATGTAGATAGACTTAAAGACTGTTTTTCAGCTGTAATAAATGACCCTAAAGGAACTGGACATTCAGCTAAAATTGAGGGAATAAATATAGCTGGTAAAACAGGTACAGCTGAATTAAAAAAAGATAAAGATGATACAAACGCAAATGAAAATGGATGGTTTGCAGGTGTAGATACAGACGAAGGAAAACTTTCTATATCTATGATTATAGAAAATGTTAAAGGAAGAGGTGGGAGTGAAATACCTACTGTAAAAGTTAAAAATATTATGGAGTATTATCTAAAAAAATAA
- the gap gene encoding type I glyceraldehyde-3-phosphate dehydrogenase, giving the protein MKARVAINGFGRIGRMVLRIVEENGLDGFEIVAINARSDAKTLAHLFTYDSSYGIFRGKVETDEKENIIINGRKIKVLKENDPENLPWKELGVDIVIESTGKFTKKEDAQKHINAGAKKVIITAPGKNEDKTIVIGVNENEYDNSIHHIISNASCTTNCIAPVVKVLDAEFGINKGLMTTIHAYTNDQQILDKTHKDLRRARSAGVSMIPTTTGAAKAVAKVLPDLEGKLNGFAVRVPSPSVSMVDLVCEFSRDVTVEEVNRALENAAKKELSGVLGYSDLPLVSVDYKQTSESSIVDGLSTMVNDGNLVKVVAWYDNEWGYSCRTVDLVAYVAKELLVASKVSA; this is encoded by the coding sequence ATGAAGGCAAGAGTTGCAATAAATGGATTTGGAAGAATTGGAAGAATGGTTTTAAGAATAGTTGAGGAAAACGGTTTGGATGGGTTTGAAATAGTAGCTATAAATGCAAGAAGTGATGCCAAAACTTTAGCACATTTATTTACTTATGACTCTTCTTACGGAATATTTAGAGGTAAAGTAGAAACAGATGAAAAAGAAAATATAATTATAAATGGAAGAAAAATAAAAGTATTAAAAGAAAACGATCCTGAAAACTTACCATGGAAAGAATTAGGAGTAGATATAGTTATAGAGTCAACTGGAAAATTTACTAAAAAAGAGGATGCACAAAAACATATAAATGCAGGAGCTAAAAAAGTAATAATTACTGCTCCAGGAAAAAATGAAGACAAGACTATAGTAATAGGTGTAAATGAAAATGAGTATGACAATAGCATACATCATATAATATCTAATGCTTCTTGTACTACAAACTGTATAGCTCCAGTAGTGAAAGTTTTAGATGCAGAGTTTGGAATAAACAAAGGGCTAATGACTACTATTCATGCTTATACTAATGACCAACAAATATTAGATAAAACACATAAAGATCTTAGAAGAGCAAGAAGTGCAGGTGTTTCTATGATACCAACAACAACAGGAGCAGCTAAAGCTGTGGCAAAAGTATTACCAGATTTAGAAGGTAAATTAAATGGATTTGCAGTAAGGGTTCCAAGTCCTAGTGTTTCTATGGTAGATTTAGTTTGTGAATTTAGTAGAGACGTAACAGTTGAAGAAGTAAATAGAGCTTTAGAAAATGCTGCTAAGAAGGAATTAAGTGGAGTATTAGGATATTCAGACTTACCACTGGTATCTGTAGATTATAAACAAACTTCAGAATCATCAATAGTAGATGGACTATCAACTATGGTTAATGATGGAAATCTAGTTAAAGTAGTAGCATGGTATGATAATGAGTGGGGATACTCATGCAGAACTGTAGATCTAGTAGCATATGTTGCAAAAGAGCTTTTAGTAGCTAGTAAAGTTAGTGCTTAG
- a CDS encoding AI-2E family transporter — translation MKGSKINVNLVLTLIITYVFIKFIDNYKYFFDVVKLLLSLLTPFIIAFILAYIFSPIVNFLERKLKLKRIYSLLITYGILIFIIISFVFFTAPIIVNSLADIISQFPIYAKQTQSFFIEIGDQLKNIDPKTLKEVVDKIFSAMPQISNLLIGYLGDIFTTTFSISKFIVQFILAFIICFYIILEKESFISFSKKTMHVLIGEKRTSFILEVGNSLNENIGKYFAGKILDSFIVGVISGVGLYLIGSPYALLFGTLIGFMNMIPYFGPVIGMTPVVLINLFYNPSVALFSLVYLILVQQVEIAFIEPKIVGGQLGLSPFFTILAVTVGGGFFGIPGMILSAPLMGVLKIYLVNFINHKYNSTL, via the coding sequence TTGAAAGGTAGTAAAATCAACGTTAATTTAGTTTTAACACTTATAATAACATATGTATTTATCAAGTTTATAGACAACTATAAGTACTTTTTCGATGTAGTAAAGCTCTTATTGTCTTTACTGACACCTTTTATTATAGCTTTCATTTTAGCTTACATATTTTCACCTATTGTAAATTTTTTAGAGCGTAAATTAAAACTAAAAAGAATTTATTCTTTACTTATAACCTATGGAATTTTAATATTTATTATAATTTCATTTGTATTTTTTACAGCTCCTATCATCGTAAATAGTTTAGCTGATATTATTAGCCAATTTCCGATATATGCAAAACAAACACAATCTTTCTTTATAGAAATTGGAGACCAATTAAAAAATATTGACCCTAAAACTTTAAAAGAAGTTGTGGATAAAATATTTTCAGCTATGCCTCAAATAAGCAACCTACTTATTGGATATTTAGGTGATATATTTACAACAACTTTTTCTATTTCTAAGTTTATAGTTCAGTTTATATTAGCTTTTATAATTTGTTTCTATATAATTTTAGAAAAAGAGAGCTTTATTTCATTTTCAAAAAAAACGATGCATGTGCTAATAGGCGAAAAAAGAACATCGTTTATTTTAGAAGTAGGAAACAGCTTAAACGAAAATATAGGAAAGTACTTCGCTGGTAAAATTTTAGATTCATTTATAGTTGGAGTTATATCTGGAGTTGGACTTTATCTTATAGGATCTCCATACGCTCTATTATTTGGAACTTTAATAGGTTTTATGAACATGATTCCATATTTTGGTCCTGTAATAGGTATGACCCCTGTTGTTTTAATCAATTTATTTTATAATCCTAGTGTTGCATTATTTTCATTAGTATACTTAATTCTTGTTCAACAAGTTGAAATTGCATTTATAGAACCTAAAATAGTAGGTGGACAACTAGGTCTTAGTCCATTTTTCACAATTTTAGCTGTTACAGTAGGCGGTGGGTTTTTTGGTATCCCAGGTATGATTCTTTCTGCACCTTTAATGGGAGTTTTAAAGATCTATTTAGTTAACTTTATAAACCATAAATATAATTCTACATTATAG